One genomic region from Ignavibacteriales bacterium encodes:
- a CDS encoding glycosyltransferase — protein sequence MNYRFVKVTSFYRNFLKYYYSNNSDIKTKSYSEQYDDLMAQEFGWSNYYQLHLNKLGNEAFEIVVNADSLQSAWANEHGLPLAGESLLLDQFKFYKPEVIFFQDSFIFSVSFLKDLKKNVPSIKKIIGWCCSPFTDQQLEVYRLFDFVCTCSPKFVDTFNKVGIKSYRLNHAFESSLVPKLKVDNNYPESDFIFIGSFIGNEDFHNERIQLIESLLNKKVNLSLYSNLPNDNPIYIMGQKFGYFTANFLRYIGLNSLALKLPLIKKTAQLTMIPKKINFSREFKKTAIPTPLFGLEMMKALSKSKIGFNSHGGVAGDYAANIRLFEVTGVGSCLLTDHKKNITDFFEPDKEVVTYKSADECVEKIEWLLSHPNELKQIADAGQQRTLKVHSFKQRAEELNKIISDELSN from the coding sequence ATGAATTATCGTTTTGTTAAAGTAACAAGTTTTTATAGAAATTTTCTTAAATATTATTATTCTAATAATTCTGATATAAAAACTAAATCTTATTCTGAGCAATATGATGATCTGATGGCACAGGAGTTTGGCTGGTCAAATTATTATCAACTACATCTTAACAAATTAGGCAACGAAGCATTTGAAATAGTTGTGAACGCAGATTCACTTCAATCTGCCTGGGCAAATGAACATGGTTTACCATTAGCGGGTGAATCATTACTTCTGGATCAATTTAAATTTTATAAACCAGAAGTAATCTTTTTCCAGGATAGCTTCATTTTTAGTGTTTCTTTTCTTAAAGATTTAAAAAAGAATGTGCCATCCATAAAGAAAATAATTGGATGGTGTTGTTCGCCATTTACAGATCAGCAATTAGAAGTATATAGACTATTTGATTTTGTTTGTACCTGCTCACCTAAATTTGTTGATACGTTTAATAAAGTAGGAATAAAATCTTACCGCCTAAATCATGCATTTGAATCCTCACTGGTTCCAAAACTTAAAGTGGATAATAATTATCCAGAATCAGATTTTATTTTTATTGGTTCATTTATTGGGAATGAAGATTTTCATAATGAAAGAATCCAATTAATTGAATCACTATTAAATAAAAAAGTGAATCTTAGTCTCTACTCAAATCTCCCGAATGATAATCCAATTTATATTATGGGACAAAAGTTTGGTTATTTTACTGCCAACTTTCTTAGATATATTGGATTAAATAGTCTCGCGCTTAAATTGCCGTTAATAAAGAAAACAGCGCAATTAACTATGATACCTAAGAAAATTAATTTTTCAAGAGAATTTAAAAAAACAGCAATTCCTACTCCACTATTCGGACTTGAAATGATGAAGGCATTATCAAAATCTAAAATTGGGTTTAATTCTCATGGTGGAGTGGCAGGTGATTACGCAGCAAATATAAGATTGTTTGAAGTTACTGGCGTCGGTTCGTGTTTGTTAACAGATCACAAAAAAAACATCACCGATTTCTTTGAACCAGATAAAGAAGTTGTTACATATAAATCCGCAGACGAATGTGTAGAGAAAATTGAATGGTTACTCTCACATCCCAATGAATTAAAACAGATAGCGGATGCGGGGCAACAAAGAACATTGAAAGTTCATAGTTTTAAACAAAGAGCAGAAGAGCTTAATAAAATAATATCAGATGAATTGAGCAATTAA
- a CDS encoding glycosyltransferase translates to MKIQILSTAYPLRGGIAHFVGLLYNELKKNHDVKVLTFKRQYPAIFFPGKTQLEGGDSGEKIPTEIIVDSVNPFNWIKVGKKEFNDAPDILIFKYWMPFFAPCFGMITKHAKKNNKTKVVVICDNVIPHENKLFDKTLTKYFFNRVDFFVVLSASVEKDLLSLYPKAKYKLLPHPIYSNFGNAIEKSVAKLYLKINDEKVILFFGFIRDYKGLDTLLLAMIELKDKNIKLLVAGEFYTDKEKYLNIIKEHRLDKNIILKTDFIPTNEVKYYFSCCDVVILPYKSATQSGIVQIAVNFKKPVIATNVGGLAEVIVNEESGYIVEKENPKALAQAIDRFYAEKKEIPFVNNISKIADKYSWKNFTDGIIELVTI, encoded by the coding sequence ATGAAAATTCAAATACTTTCTACAGCTTATCCGCTTCGTGGTGGCATAGCACATTTTGTTGGATTACTTTATAATGAGCTAAAAAAAAATCACGATGTAAAAGTTTTAACATTTAAAAGACAATATCCCGCAATATTTTTTCCTGGTAAAACTCAACTTGAAGGTGGAGACTCAGGTGAAAAAATTCCAACCGAAATAATAGTTGATTCGGTAAATCCTTTTAATTGGATTAAAGTTGGTAAAAAAGAATTTAACGATGCTCCTGATATTTTAATATTTAAATATTGGATGCCTTTTTTTGCACCTTGTTTTGGTATGATTACAAAGCATGCAAAAAAAAATAATAAAACTAAAGTTGTAGTTATTTGTGATAATGTTATTCCACATGAGAATAAACTTTTTGATAAAACTTTAACAAAATATTTTTTTAATAGAGTAGATTTTTTTGTTGTGCTTTCAGCAAGTGTTGAAAAGGATTTACTTAGTTTATATCCTAAAGCAAAGTATAAACTCTTACCGCACCCCATTTATAGTAATTTTGGAAATGCTATTGAAAAATCAGTGGCAAAATTATATTTAAAAATAAATGATGAAAAAGTAATTTTATTTTTTGGATTTATAAGAGATTACAAAGGTTTGGATACCTTGCTTTTAGCGATGATTGAATTAAAAGATAAAAATATCAAACTGCTAGTTGCAGGCGAGTTTTATACTGATAAAGAAAAATATCTTAACATCATAAAAGAACATAGACTTGATAAAAATATAATTCTTAAAACTGATTTTATCCCAACAAACGAAGTTAAGTATTATTTTTCTTGTTGTGATGTTGTGATTCTTCCCTATAAAAGTGCAACACAGAGCGGTATAGTTCAGATTGCAGTAAATTTTAAAAAACCTGTTATCGCAACAAATGTTGGCGGGCTTGCAGAAGTTATTGTTAATGAAGAGTCCGGTTATATTGTTGAAAAAGAAAATCCCAAAGCTTTAGCACAAGCTATTGATAGATTTTATGCAGAAAAAAAAGAAATTCCGTTTGTTAATAACATCAGTAAGATTGCAGATAAATATTCCTGGAAAAACTTTACTGATGGAATTATTGAATTAGTTACAATTTAG
- a CDS encoding glycosyltransferase family 9 protein yields the protein MLKTNQLKYDCRFFRGDIPCKPHKQFSVHCVDETGNNCKYYDPIKEKILIIKLGATGDVIRTTPILSPLKKQFPNSKIFWLTLSPAVVPEVADVVLDFNLANIEFLKAEQFNLLINLDKDKEACALANQISAKEKKGFVLKNGIPSPVNPHAEHKYLTGIFDDYSTQNTKNYMVEMFEILGYNYNGEKYILPDFKSQNVDWDLDRKKKVIGLNTGCGGRWTSRLWKDEYWIELAKSLLNNNYEVLFLGGEQEDEKNKMFAQKSGGKYFGHFSLGKFINLVDQCDLVVTAVTMAMHITLGLNKKIILFNNIFNKHEFELFGLGEIIEPEKECTCFYKPTCTNTNYRCMDLISVAKVFDSIKILLAK from the coding sequence ATGCTAAAAACTAACCAGTTAAAATATGATTGCCGTTTCTTTAGAGGCGATATACCTTGCAAACCACATAAACAATTTTCTGTTCACTGTGTAGATGAAACTGGAAATAATTGTAAGTATTACGATCCTATTAAAGAAAAAATCTTAATTATAAAACTTGGCGCCACAGGCGATGTTATCAGAACCACTCCAATTCTTTCTCCATTAAAAAAACAATTCCCGAATTCAAAAATATTTTGGTTAACATTAAGTCCCGCAGTAGTTCCGGAAGTTGCAGATGTTGTGCTTGATTTTAATCTTGCTAACATTGAGTTTCTGAAAGCAGAACAGTTTAATTTGTTAATTAATCTTGATAAAGATAAAGAAGCTTGCGCACTTGCCAATCAAATTAGCGCGAAAGAAAAAAAAGGATTTGTTTTAAAAAATGGAATTCCTTCTCCAGTAAATCCACATGCAGAACACAAATATTTAACCGGTATTTTTGATGATTACTCCACACAGAACACTAAAAATTATATGGTGGAAATGTTTGAAATTCTTGGATATAATTATAACGGTGAAAAATATATTCTGCCCGATTTCAAATCCCAAAATGTGGACTGGGACTTAGACAGAAAGAAAAAAGTTATTGGATTGAATACAGGCTGCGGCGGAAGGTGGACTTCAAGACTCTGGAAAGATGAATATTGGATTGAATTAGCCAAATCACTTTTGAACAATAATTACGAAGTTTTGTTTTTAGGCGGTGAACAAGAGGATGAGAAGAACAAAATGTTTGCTCAAAAATCGGGTGGAAAATATTTTGGACATTTCAGTTTGGGAAAATTTATAAACCTTGTTGATCAATGCGACCTTGTAGTTACTGCCGTAACTATGGCGATGCATATTACTCTTGGTCTAAATAAAAAGATTATTTTGTTTAATAATATCTTTAATAAGCATGAGTTTGAACTCTTTGGATTAGGCGAAATTATTGAACCGGAAAAAGAGTGTACTTGTTTTTATAAACCAACCTGCACAAATACAAATTACAGATGTATGGATTTGATTTCAGTTGCAAAAGTTTTTGATTCGATCAAAATTCTTCTTGCCAAATGA
- a CDS encoding class I SAM-dependent methyltransferase, translated as MHYDPIKNIFASIIKKIPVLRILFYKILDLMFLRSWYVRRELKRIRKQFGDKKISIYDAGSGYGQYSYFMSKYLHPCEIYSIDVKEEWIKDCKDFFASQNITNVKFGVEDLTSINHNDKFDLIVSVDVMEHIEDDVKVFNNFYKALKKDGYLLINTPSIYGGSDVHEDEDESFIGEHARVGYSKEDLENKLHPLGFVTNQVKYTYGFWGDKAWRLGIKYPIMLVNASKFLFVLLPFYYLVTFPFTFIMMLIDINSNNKIGAGINLIVKK; from the coding sequence ATGCACTACGATCCTATAAAAAATATTTTCGCATCAATCATTAAAAAAATTCCAGTACTCAGGATTCTATTTTATAAGATTCTTGATTTAATGTTTCTTCGCTCCTGGTATGTTAGAAGAGAGTTAAAAAGAATCAGAAAACAGTTTGGCGATAAAAAGATCAGCATTTACGATGCAGGTTCAGGTTACGGACAATACTCATATTTTATGTCTAAATATTTGCATCCTTGTGAAATTTATTCGATTGATGTTAAAGAAGAATGGATAAAGGATTGTAAAGATTTTTTTGCATCACAAAATATTACCAATGTAAAATTTGGAGTTGAAGATTTAACATCAATAAACCATAATGATAAATTTGATTTAATTGTTAGCGTTGATGTAATGGAACACATTGAAGACGATGTGAAGGTTTTTAATAATTTTTATAAGGCACTTAAAAAAGATGGTTATCTTCTAATCAACACTCCATCTATTTATGGCGGAAGTGATGTCCACGAAGATGAAGATGAAAGTTTTATTGGTGAGCATGCGCGTGTTGGATATTCAAAAGAAGATTTGGAAAACAAACTGCACCCATTAGGTTTTGTAACTAACCAGGTTAAATACACGTATGGTTTTTGGGGTGATAAAGCATGGCGGCTTGGAATCAAATATCCAATAATGCTGGTGAATGCATCTAAATTTTTATTTGTATTACTTCCGTTCTATTATTTAGTTACTTTTCCATTTACTTTTATTATGATGTTAATTGATATTAATTCAAATAATAAAATCGGCGCGGGAATTAATTTAATTGTAAAGAAATAA
- a CDS encoding glycosyltransferase, which produces MKPLKYKILFLASWYPSRVNKVLGIFVKRKAEAMTRICDIALIYVVDDPSIISKTYELEVITENNVLTARVYFKKSSNKFINILFYNFRYIKSYYIGWREIKSRWGHPNLIHSNIIDRSAYIAFLFKILKGIDYVITEHSTPDINFLRGMTKKTKIPLRFLKSIVIKKCSFINVDSHPSLEYIKKVGFKGNFGVIPNIVEINENYLSLNNLIKPREKKSAIHISILNDRKNVADIIRTFAHIYNDLNRKDCVFNIIGEGSEKENLVKLADELNVLNKCIVFHGFVTEEKKLEMLTKADFHILNSDDEGFSVVTAEAILYGIPVIATKCGGPEDFVNPTTGILIERRNLDELKQAILYMLDNSYKFDKTKLHEFGKNMFSPDVISNQTYLAYTKAIVRWKAGNTQKVLNINPDWKVLDVGSGHQPNRRANVIIDKYTGDTIHRTTAKIEMPGDKYFVLGDALVSPFADKEFDCVIASHIGEHVDDPVKFCNELQRISKSGYIETPGPITEILLPANSHKWIVRKNGNGLIFKKNKYLKPLSKLFYSIFYLNREGYDFETMKSNNGILKLISWSLNTFWKFIPYTYARLVWKDNFDSKLK; this is translated from the coding sequence ATGAAACCATTAAAGTATAAAATATTGTTCCTTGCAAGCTGGTATCCCAGCAGGGTTAATAAAGTTTTAGGAATTTTTGTTAAAAGAAAAGCTGAAGCGATGACTCGTATTTGCGATATCGCACTTATTTATGTTGTTGATGATCCTTCAATTATAAGTAAAACCTATGAATTAGAAGTTATTACCGAAAACAATGTATTAACTGCACGTGTTTACTTTAAAAAATCCTCAAATAAATTCATTAACATTCTTTTTTACAATTTTAGATACATAAAGTCTTACTACATTGGTTGGCGAGAGATTAAATCAAGGTGGGGACATCCTAACTTAATTCATTCTAATATTATAGACCGATCAGCCTACATTGCTTTTCTATTTAAAATTTTAAAAGGAATCGATTACGTAATTACTGAACATTCTACACCGGATATAAATTTTTTACGAGGAATGACAAAAAAAACAAAAATTCCTTTACGATTTCTGAAAAGTATAGTTATAAAGAAATGTTCTTTTATAAATGTTGATTCGCACCCTTCTTTAGAATATATTAAGAAAGTTGGATTCAAAGGAAATTTTGGAGTGATTCCAAATATTGTTGAGATAAATGAAAATTATTTATCCCTTAATAACCTAATCAAACCAAGAGAAAAAAAATCAGCTATTCATATCTCAATATTAAATGATAGAAAAAATGTCGCTGACATAATTAGAACTTTTGCCCATATATACAATGATTTGAATAGAAAAGATTGCGTATTTAATATCATAGGAGAAGGAAGCGAAAAAGAAAATCTTGTAAAGTTAGCTGATGAATTGAACGTTCTTAATAAGTGCATCGTCTTTCATGGTTTTGTAACTGAAGAAAAAAAACTTGAGATGCTCACAAAGGCAGACTTTCATATCCTGAACAGTGATGATGAAGGATTTTCAGTTGTTACTGCAGAAGCTATACTTTATGGAATTCCTGTTATCGCAACCAAATGCGGCGGACCAGAAGATTTTGTTAACCCAACCACAGGAATATTAATTGAGCGAAGAAATCTGGATGAATTAAAACAAGCTATTCTGTATATGCTTGATAACTCCTATAAATTTGATAAAACTAAATTACACGAGTTTGGTAAAAATATGTTTAGTCCAGATGTAATTAGCAATCAAACATATTTGGCTTATACAAAAGCAATTGTAAGATGGAAAGCCGGTAACACGCAAAAAGTATTAAATATAAATCCTGATTGGAAAGTTCTTGACGTTGGAAGTGGTCATCAACCAAATAGAAGAGCAAATGTAATTATTGATAAATATACTGGTGATACAATTCATCGTACAACTGCCAAAATTGAAATGCCGGGTGATAAATACTTTGTTCTTGGTGATGCGCTAGTTTCTCCCTTTGCTGATAAAGAGTTTGATTGTGTAATTGCATCACACATTGGTGAACATGTTGATGACCCTGTAAAGTTTTGTAATGAACTTCAAAGAATCAGTAAATCCGGCTATATAGAAACTCCTGGACCAATAACCGAAATATTGCTTCCGGCAAACTCACATAAATGGATTGTTAGAAAAAATGGAAACGGTTTAATCTTTAAAAAGAATAAATATTTAAAACCACTTTCAAAATTGTTTTATTCTATATTTTACTTAAATAGAGAGGGATATGATTTTGAAACAATGAAAAGCAACAATGGTATTTTAAAATTAATTTCTTGGTCATTAAATACTTTTTGGAAATTTATTCCATACACATATGCAAGATTAGTTTGGAAAGATAATTTTGATTCTAAACTAAAATGA
- a CDS encoding YfhO family protein gives MAKAKKNVVSTSSTKDNFLSKFNINNLIAPKYHIFAAGLIAIVLFLIFLNPMYFGGKTFQSGDIIASESAKPYILKDHEEFTLWNPHVFLGMPAYSLGTEKTWFNLIYMGFAYLRIAFISFFSVEYAVWSFYLIILAFSSFLLMRHITKNMMVSLFTSIATSFSTGLIVFLYIGHVTKLTSLCMYPLIFLILLKFDEKIKIIYTLALIIILQLFIQGFHVQIIFYTLFAVAIYYIFFFIRYLINKDKERNVKLIKSAALFIAASVIAVLISADNLTQIYEYTPYSTRGTEGILEKESSNTEKSSSDYYDYHTSWSFSPQEILTFIVPSFYGFGNSTYKGPLTQNQDYEVNTYFGQMPFVDVPMYMGVIVFFLALFGIFTCWKEPFVKFLTILSGIALFISFGKNFSLLFDLMFYYFPYFDKFRVPSMILVLVQLSLPVLAGYGIMKIISLRENHDKKVTSILKYAAYAFTGIFIISLLANSALSNWFITRVNEFAAGIQASKPQNAQYFQAFSQYMADMFISDLLIAFAFLSIVFWAAILYLNKKLSADLLVLVIIILTVVDLWRIDGRGAKYHDSPEIKDKFNAPQYVTVIKSQNDKDPFRILNLKQDQSLGSFNQNSNFNAYFLLEDMYGYSGIKPRAYQDIMDVVGPANPTLWRMLGVKYLVLDQPVQMGGLTVLSSSEKTFVYRNDAALPRAYFVNKVEKKSSIDVLNLIKANAFDPKDIAYVQDIDLKVDAPDSTTYSKIVKYTDERLQLDVNASGNNFMVFNTTYLPTGWKAFIDDDKTEVYRTNHALMGIVVPKGKHKIEFHYAPNSFYISKYLVLILSSLSIFGIVLGIFIERRKQKKSE, from the coding sequence ATGGCAAAAGCAAAAAAAAATGTTGTATCAACTTCTTCCACAAAAGATAACTTCTTATCAAAGTTTAATATTAATAATCTTATTGCACCCAAGTATCATATTTTTGCCGCGGGGCTTATTGCAATAGTTTTATTTTTAATATTTCTTAATCCGATGTACTTTGGTGGAAAAACTTTTCAGTCAGGTGATATAATCGCCAGCGAGAGTGCAAAACCCTATATACTTAAAGATCACGAAGAGTTTACACTTTGGAATCCACACGTATTTTTAGGAATGCCTGCATACTCATTAGGAACAGAAAAAACATGGTTTAATCTTATATATATGGGATTTGCTTATTTACGCATTGCATTTATCAGTTTCTTTTCAGTTGAATATGCGGTTTGGAGTTTTTATTTAATCATACTTGCGTTTTCATCATTTTTATTGATGCGGCATATTACAAAAAATATGATGGTAAGCTTATTTACTTCAATTGCCACATCATTTAGCACGGGACTAATTGTATTTCTTTATATAGGACATGTAACAAAACTTACCTCTCTCTGTATGTATCCATTAATCTTTTTAATTCTTCTAAAGTTTGATGAGAAAATTAAAATTATTTATACACTTGCATTAATAATTATTCTGCAGTTATTCATTCAAGGATTCCATGTTCAGATAATTTTCTATACACTTTTTGCTGTTGCTATTTATTACATCTTCTTTTTTATAAGATATTTGATCAATAAGGATAAAGAAAGAAATGTTAAATTAATTAAGTCTGCGGCTCTTTTCATAGCTGCATCAGTTATTGCTGTATTAATCTCTGCAGATAATTTAACACAGATTTACGAATACACACCATACTCAACGCGAGGAACAGAAGGAATTTTAGAAAAAGAATCTTCCAACACTGAAAAATCTTCATCAGATTATTATGATTACCACACAAGTTGGTCATTTTCTCCACAGGAAATTTTAACATTCATCGTTCCATCATTTTATGGATTTGGAAACTCAACATATAAAGGTCCGCTAACTCAAAATCAAGATTATGAAGTAAACACGTATTTTGGTCAGATGCCTTTTGTGGATGTACCTATGTATATGGGTGTTATCGTTTTCTTTTTAGCGTTGTTTGGAATTTTCACTTGTTGGAAAGAACCGTTCGTTAAGTTTCTAACTATCCTTTCCGGTATCGCGCTATTTATTTCTTTTGGTAAAAATTTTTCTTTGTTATTTGATCTTATGTTTTACTACTTCCCATACTTTGATAAGTTCAGAGTTCCCTCAATGATTTTAGTGCTTGTGCAACTTTCATTACCAGTTTTGGCTGGATATGGAATTATGAAGATTATTTCTCTTCGAGAAAATCACGATAAGAAAGTAACATCAATTCTTAAATATGCGGCATATGCATTTACCGGAATCTTTATTATTTCTTTACTTGCTAACAGCGCTTTATCAAATTGGTTTATTACAAGGGTTAATGAATTTGCTGCAGGCATTCAAGCAAGCAAACCACAAAACGCACAATACTTTCAGGCATTTTCGCAATATATGGCGGATATGTTTATTAGTGATCTATTAATTGCGTTTGCATTTTTAAGTATAGTTTTTTGGGCTGCGATTTTATATTTAAACAAAAAGTTAAGCGCGGATTTACTTGTACTTGTAATAATTATTCTTACTGTTGTTGATCTTTGGAGAATTGATGGACGTGGTGCAAAATATCATGATAGTCCTGAAATAAAAGATAAATTTAATGCTCCACAATATGTCACAGTCATTAAAAGTCAAAATGATAAAGATCCATTCCGTATTTTAAATCTAAAACAAGATCAATCGTTAGGATCATTTAATCAAAACTCAAACTTTAACGCTTACTTTTTATTAGAAGATATGTACGGCTATTCGGGTATTAAGCCTAGAGCTTATCAAGATATTATGGATGTTGTAGGACCCGCAAATCCAACGTTATGGAGGATGCTTGGTGTAAAATATCTTGTTCTCGATCAACCTGTTCAAATGGGAGGATTAACAGTTTTATCAAGCAGCGAAAAAACTTTTGTTTATAGAAATGATGCCGCATTACCACGTGCTTATTTTGTTAATAAGGTAGAAAAGAAAAGCAGTATTGATGTATTGAATTTGATCAAAGCAAATGCATTTGATCCAAAAGATATTGCGTATGTTCAGGACATAGATTTAAAAGTTGATGCCCCTGATTCAACAACATATTCCAAAATTGTAAAATACACTGATGAAAGATTGCAACTTGATGTGAATGCATCTGGAAATAATTTTATGGTATTTAACACAACATATTTGCCGACTGGATGGAAAGCTTTTATTGATGATGACAAAACAGAAGTGTACCGAACTAATCATGCTTTAATGGGCATTGTAGTTCCAAAGGGTAAACATAAAATTGAATTCCATTATGCACCCAATAGTTTTTATATAAGTAAATATCTGGTTCTAATATTAAGTTCGCTTTCAATTTTTGGAATTGTGCTTGGGATATTTATCGAACGTAGAAAGCAGAAAAAATCAGAATAA
- a CDS encoding glycosyltransferase family 2 protein: protein MQSTKVSFQKISLVIPLLNEEESILPLINEIRKAIKPLNKPYEVIFVDDGSTDSSLKVIKDAAKTDTRLKFISFRKNYGKSAALQVGFKAATGDAIITMDADLQDDPHEIPNLLKKLDEGFDLCSGWKKERFDPFIKKYSSRFFNFVTRMISGIKIHDFNCGLKAYRREVVQNLNVYGELHRYVPVLAKWQGFTVTEIPVKHHKRRYGKTKFGISRFFKGFIDLITVTFVGRYVKRPMHFFGFFGALSFLVGIIVNGYLTIEWISGKPLSNRPMLFLGMLLIIVGVQFFSVGLLGEMLVHQNQSEREYVIKDRG, encoded by the coding sequence ATTCAATCAACAAAAGTAAGTTTTCAAAAAATTTCACTTGTAATTCCGCTTCTAAATGAAGAAGAATCAATTCTTCCGCTAATTAATGAAATTAGAAAAGCAATTAAACCGCTTAATAAACCATATGAAGTAATTTTTGTTGATGACGGTAGTACTGATTCATCTTTAAAAGTAATCAAAGATGCTGCAAAAACGGATACACGATTAAAGTTTATAAGTTTTAGAAAAAATTATGGCAAGTCCGCTGCTTTGCAAGTAGGATTTAAAGCTGCAACTGGTGATGCAATCATAACTATGGATGCAGATTTACAGGATGACCCGCACGAAATTCCAAATCTTCTCAAAAAACTTGATGAAGGTTTTGATCTTTGTTCCGGCTGGAAGAAAGAAAGATTTGATCCGTTTATTAAAAAATATTCTTCACGTTTTTTTAATTTTGTAACAAGAATGATTAGCGGAATTAAGATTCACGATTTTAATTGCGGATTAAAAGCCTACAGAAGAGAGGTTGTGCAGAACTTAAATGTTTACGGCGAGCTTCATCGTTACGTTCCCGTTTTGGCAAAGTGGCAGGGATTTACAGTAACAGAAATTCCAGTTAAGCATCATAAACGTAGATACGGCAAAACCAAATTTGGTATTTCAAGATTCTTTAAAGGATTTATTGATCTTATCACTGTTACTTTTGTTGGAAGATATGTAAAACGCCCAATGCACTTTTTTGGATTCTTCGGAGCATTATCATTTCTTGTCGGTATAATTGTTAACGGCTACTTAACAATTGAGTGGATTAGTGGCAAACCTTTAAGTAACAGGCCAATGCTGTTTCTCGGTATGTTGTTGATAATCGTTGGTGTGCAATTTTTCTCGGTTGGATTACTTGGTGAAATGCTTGTTCATCAAAACCAAAGTGAAAGAGAATATGTTATTAAAGATAGAGGATAA